The genomic interval ACCTCGATGTTCTTCATCAGCGAGACCGATCGCGGCCACAGCGACGATTACCGGCCGGAACTGCACGATTCGGACGGGCTCCAGCTCGCCACCGGCTCCGGCGAGTGGCTGTGGCGACCGCTCGACAACCCGCAAAGTCGGCGGATCTCGACCTTTCTCGACCGCGACCCGAAGGGCTTCGGGCTGATGCAGCGCGATCGCGACTTTGCCAGCTACCAGGATCTGGAAGCCGGCTACGAGCGCCGACCCGGCTACTTCGTCGAGCCGGAGGGCTCCTGGGGCGAGGGCAGCGTCGTGCTGATGGAATTGCCGACCGACAACGAGACCGCCGATAACGTCGTCGCGTTCTGGCGCCCCGAGCAGCCTTATCCGGCAGGACGGCCGGTGCGGCTCGCCTATACGATCCGGGCGCTCGCGGCTGAGGATCTCCACCCGAACGGCAAGGTGGTGAACACCTTCATCGCCGAGCCCGCCGCGAGCGGCGCCGCGCGCCGGGCCGCGGATGCGGCTGCCCTGCGCAACCGGCGCTTCCTGATCGATTTCGGCGGTGGGGCGCTGGCAAAGCGTCTCGGCGATCCCCTGCCGCCCGAAGTCGTCGCCAGCACCAGCCGCGGACGGATCACCGCGACCTCGATCGTGCCGAACCCGCATGTCGGCGGGTTTCGCGTCGCCCTCGACGTGCAGCTCGACGGCCCGGGCGCGACCGAATTGCGGGCCTATCTGAAGACGGACGATCAGGCCCTGACCGAGACATGGTCCTATCCCTGGAGCGTCGCGTGAGCACCCGCAGCGAGCGCGTCGCTGCCCGCGTGCCCGTGGAGATCCGGCCGGCCCGGCTCGCTGATCTCGACGCGCTCGTCTCGCTCGAACACGCCGCCTTCAGCACCGACCGGGCCGAGCGGCGGGCGATCCGCCACGCGATCCGCTCGGTCAGCATGACCCTTCTCGTCGCCGTCGCGCGCGAGCGGGCGGAGGGCGGCGAGGTCGAGATCCTCGTTGGTGCCGCCACGACGGAGCGGCGGCGCACCAGCCGCGTCGCCCGGCTCTCGTCCCTCGCCGTCGCGCCCGCCCGCGCTGGCCTCGGGCTCGGGCGCAAGCTTCTGCAGGCGGCGGAGGCCGATGCCCGCGCCCATGGCTGCGGGCGGCTGCGCCTGGAGGTGCGGGCCGACAACGGCGGCGGCATCCGGCTCTACGAGCGGGGCGGCTATGCGCGAACCGAGACCAAGCCGGACTATTACGAGGACGGCATGGAGGCGTGGTGCTACGAGAAGGCGCTGACGGAGGGGTAACGTTGGCTTGTACGCCGCAGCGCAGGTGCGCCAGCGCACTGGCGAACCGGTCGGCCAGATACAAGGTTCAGCCCACCGAAGGCGGCTCCTGCGACTGCACCGCAGCGTTTTCGAGAGCCGCTCCCTCCCGATAGAGTATCGAATGCCCTCAATCTTTGACCCGATCACGCTCGGCGCGTTGAAGCTTCCGAACCGAATTCTCATGGCTCCGCTGACCCGGGCCCGCGCGACCCGGACCCACGTTCCGACGCCGCTGATGGGCGCGTATTATGCGCAGCGCGCGACGTCCGGCCTCATCATCTCCGAGGCGACCGGCATCAGCCAGGAAGGGCTCGGCTGGCCCTACGCGCCGGGCATCTGGTCCGATGAGCAGACCGAGGCGTGGAAGCCGGTGGTGAAGGCCGTGCACGAGGCGGGCGGGCGCATCGTCTGCCAGCTCTGGCACATGGGCTACCTCGTCCATTCCGACTTCCTCGGCGGCGAGCCGCCGGTCGCCCCCTCGGTCGCCACGGCGCCGGACGAGGCGCACACCTACACGGGCAAGAAGCCCTACAGCCAGGCACGGGCTCTGCGCGAGGACGAGATCCCGCGGCTCATCGCCGATTACGAGCGGGCGGCACGCAACGCCGTCGCGGCGGGCTTCGACGGCGTGCAGATCCACGCGGCGAACGGCTACCTGCTCGACGAGTTCATCCGCGACGGCAGCAACAAGCGCAGCGATCGCTACGGCGGCTCGGTCGAGAACCGGGTTCGGCTGGTGACCAAGGTCGCGCAGGCGGTGGCCGGCGTCGTCGGCGCGGATCGCACCGGCATCCGCTTCTCGCCCAACGGCCCGATCCAGGGCGTGGACGATTCCAACCCGCACGAGGTCTTCGGGCTTGCCGCCGAGATGATGGAGCGCGTCGGCCTCGCCTTCATCGAGATGCGCGAGCCGGGCCCGGACGGCACCTTCGGCAAGGCGACGGTGCCGCCGGTAGCGCCCGTCATCAAGGAGCGCTTCGGCGGTCCGGTCATCCTGAACTGCGACTATGACGGCGAGCGCGCCAAACGAGCGGTCGCCTCGGGCGAGGCGGATGCCATCGCCTTCGGCCGGCCCTACATCGCGAACCCCGATCTGGTCGAGCGCATCGCCAAGGGCCTGCCCTTCGCCAAGGACGACATGAAGACCTGGTACAGCCAGGGGCCGGAAGGCTACGTCGATTATCCCTCGCTGTCGCAGAAGGCGGCGTAAGGCGGGCCTCGGCCTCCGGCCGCACCGAGCGATCGAATACAGGAGGCGGCCTTGCGCAAGCGGGGCCGCCTTCCGCCGTCTGGCAGGCCCGCTTCCTTGAGGTGCCCGATCCCGTGAGTGCCATGATCCCGGAGGACGCTGCGGCGGCCGCTGCCTACCGCCTCGTCGCCTTCGACTTCGACGGCACGCTCGCCGACACCTTTCCCTGGTTCTGCGCCAACCTCAACGACGTGGCCGCGCGCTTCCGCTTCCGCCGGGTCGGGGCGGACGAGACCGAACGGCTACGGGGCTTGAGCGCCCGGGCGATCCTGAAGGATCTCGGCATTCCCGCCTGGAAGGTCCCGCTGATCGCCCGTCACATGCGTGCCCTCGCGACCCGCGACGCTCCTCGGGTGCGGCTGTTTTCCGGCATTCCGGAGATGCTCGCGGGGCTCGATGCGGCGGGGTTCGCCCTGGCCGTCGTGAGTTCCAACAGCGAGGCGAATGTGCGCTGTGCCCTCGGCGCGTCGGCCGGATCCATCCGGCACTATGCCTGCGGTGCCTCGCTGTTCGGCAAGGCGCGCCACCTGCGCGCGGTCGCGCGGGCAGCGGGCGTCGAACCGGCTGCCATGCTGGCGGTGGGAGACGAGATCCGCGACGCGGAGGCGGCGGCACAGGCCCGATGCGGCTTTGCCGCGGTGGCCTGGGGCTACAACAGCCCCGAGGCCCTGGCCGGTACGAGACCGGCCTTTCTGTTCGCCGGGCCGGGCGCCGTGGCGCGGGCCCTGGTGGGCCCGCCCGGACGCCCTTACTGACCGGCGCGGGCGCCGGGGACGACCGAGGCGCCGGCACCGCTGCCGAACGGCTCGTAGCGGGTCAGGCCGCGGAAGAGCTGGCTGATGAAGGCGCGGTCGGAGCCGCTGGCCGGCGTCGTGCGCTCGATGAAGTCGAACACGCGCCCGTCCTGCAGGCCGTAGAGTGCGACGCGCTCCACCTTCATGCCCTGGCTGAAGTAGACTGCCGTGACCTTCTGGTCCTCGATCTGCTCACCGAGGAACATCACCGTGCGGCGGGTGTTCTGGCTGATATAGTACCAGGACTTGTTGCCGACCGTGGAGACGGTGGACGGGGTGCCGAGGATCTGCAACACCTGTTCGGCACCCATGCCCGGCTTCACCGTGGCCAGAGCCGCCTGATCGATCTGATAGCCGTGGCGGATATCCTCGCCGATGCAGCCTGATACGCCGATCGCGACGGAGCCGAGAACGGCCGCGCGGGCAAGCGACGAGACGAGACGGCGCGACATCGGCCCCCCTGATTTCATGCCAAAAGGGTCTTCATCCGCGGCGCGTTTCAACTCGCGCGTCTTCGGACTTGCACCCTGGTCCGCGGTTGCCGTACCGCGGGGTTATGGCTTTGACAAGGCAAGCTTGGCCACAGCGTCGGCACATCCGGTGGAACGTATGATCGCGGGCTTATTCCGCCGCGCCGACCGGCGGCGGCGGACGATTCAGTCGCTGCATCGGACAATCGGCGAGGCCGCGCGCCGGCCCGGCCTTTATACGGGGCTCGGCGTGCCCGACACCGTGGAGGGCCGGTTCGAGGCGTTGAGCCTGCACGTGATCCTCGTGCTGCGCCGCCTCGGCCAGTTGCCGCCGCCGGCGGCGGACGTGGCGCAGGATCTGGTCGATTCCGTCTTCAGGCAGCTCGACGCTTCGCTGCGCGAACTCGGCATCGGCGACATGGGCGTGCCCAAGCGCATCAAGAAGCTCGGGGCTTCGTTCTACGCCCGGGCCGGAGCCTACGGCGCCGCGCTCGATGCGGGCGACCGGGCCGGGCTGGCCGAAACACTCGCCCGCAACGTCCTCGACGGCGTCGCATCCGAGGCCGCCGGGCCGCTGGCATCCTATGTCGAGGCCGCCGCCGCCGCGCTGGGGGCCCAAGATCTCGACGGCCTGCTCGGCGAGGGGCCGCGCTTCCCCGAGCCCGTCGGCGCGGCCGCGATAGACGATTCAGGAGACCATCGATGACGCCGAAGCCCGCAGGGCCGCTCTCCCGCTCCGTCAACGTCGAGCGCCTGCCCAAGGACCGCGCCGAGATCGTCGTCGAGGCGAATCCGGCCGAGTGCGAGGCGCTGGCCCGGGACTTCAAGGTCCCCGCCATCCGCGACCTCGTCGGCCGCTTCACCTTGAGCGGTTCGCTGACTCGGCTGCGCGCCGAGGGCCGGGTCGAGGCCGCGGTGACCCAGATCTGCACCGTGACGCTCGAACCCTTCGAGGCGAAGGTCTCCGAACCCGTCGAGGTCGACTTCACCAATGCCGACATCCTGGAGGGCACCGACGCCGAGGATGTCGATCTCCCCGATCCGATCGTGAACGGGCGCGTCGATTTCGGCGTGCTGACCGCGGAATTCCTGGCGCTCGGCCTCGATCCCTACCCGCGCAAGCCCGGCGTCGCCTTCGATGCGGTCACGGTCGGCGAGGATCCGCTGCCGTTCTCCGATCTCGCGGCACTGCGCGCCAAGCTCGGTGGGGACAAGAGTTGATGGACGGGTCCGCCAGCCCTCCGGCGGGCCTCATCGCGACGACGGGTCAGTTTTTGTTTGCCCGGCGGGGCGCTGCCGCTATTTTGCGCCGCCGATTCCGGGGCCTGTGATGCCCCTTCACGCTCGCTGCCCGCCGGCTTGTCCCGCGGCGCCCCGAAGGAACCATGTCGAACCGCGTTTGCATCTCGCTCGACGCCATGGGCGGCGATCACGGCCCCACGACCGTCGTGCCCGGTGCGGCCATCGCCCGTGAGCGGCACCCTGAACTCCACTTCATCCTGTTCGGTGACGAGGCGGTGGTGCGCCCCCTCGTCGAGGCCGAGCCGCGCCTGAAGGGCGCCGTCGAGATCCGCCACACCACCGTCTCGATCGCCATGGACGACAAGCCGAGCCAGGCGGTGCGCCAGGGCCGGGGCAAGTCCTCGATGTGGCGGGCGATCCAGGCGGTGCGCGACGGCGAGGCCCAGGCCGCGGTCTCGGCCGGCAACACCGGCGCCTTGATGGCGATGTCGAAGATCTGCCTCAAGACCATGGCCGGCATCGAGCGCCCGGCCATCGCCTGCCTGTGGCCGACGGTGCGCGGCGAGAGCGTGGTGCTCGATGTCGGCGCCACCATCGGCACCGATGCCGAGCATCTGGTCGAGATGGCGGTGATGGGCTCGGCCATGGCCCGGATCGTCCTCGACGTCGAGCGCCCGACGGTCGGGCTGCTCAATGTCGGCACCGAGGAGATGAAGGGCAACGAAGCCGTGAAGGAGGCCGCCCGCCTCCTGCGCGAGTCGGAGCTGGCCAATTTTTCGTATCACGGCTTCGTCGAGGGCACCGATCTCGGACGCGGCACCACGGATGTCGTGGTGACGGAAGGATTTACCGGCAACATCGCCCTCAAGACGGCCGAGGGCACGGCCAAGCAGATCGCGTCCTATCTCAAGGCGGCGATGGGGCGGACCCTCTCGGCCAAGATCGGCTACCTGTTCGCGCGCCAAGCCTTCGCGGCCCTGCGCGAGAAGATGAACCCGAGCCGGGCCAATGGCGGCGTGTTCCTCGGATTGGAGGGCATCGTCATCAAGAGCCACGGCTCGGAAAACGCTCAGGGCTTCGCGGCAGCCGTCGATCTTGCCTACGACATGGCGCGCTATGACCTGATGCGGACGATCCGGGATATGCTGGAGCAGACGCCGGCGGTCGCCGCCGGGCTCGAAACCGGCTTGGTCGAGAAGTGAGCCGGGCACAGAATATAAGAAAGGGACGGATCTGATGGCGCATTCGCGCTCCGTCGTGGTCGGCTGCGGGGCGTATCTGCCCGAGACCGTCGTCACGAACACAGACCTCGCCGAACGCGGGATCGAGACCTCCGACGAGTGGATCGTCCAGCGCACCGGCATCCGCCAGCGCCACATCGCGCGGCCGGACGAGACGACCTCGGTGCTCGGCACCCGCGCGGCGATGGCGGCCCTCGACGATGCCGGGCTCTCGCCTGCCGATATCGATTTCGTGATCTGCGCGACCTCGACACCCGATCACACCTTCCCCTCCACCGCCACCCAGATCCAGGCGGCGCTCGGGATCGAGGGCGGCTTCGCCTTCGACCTCCAGGCGGTCTGCGCCGGCTTCGTCTACGCGGTGGCCACCGCCGACCGCTTCCTGACGACGG from Methylobacterium sp. AMS5 carries:
- a CDS encoding HAD hydrolase-like protein, whose protein sequence is MIPEDAAAAAAYRLVAFDFDGTLADTFPWFCANLNDVAARFRFRRVGADETERLRGLSARAILKDLGIPAWKVPLIARHMRALATRDAPRVRLFSGIPEMLAGLDAAGFALAVVSSNSEANVRCALGASAGSIRHYACGASLFGKARHLRAVARAAGVEPAAMLAVGDEIRDAEAAAQARCGFAAVAWGYNSPEALAGTRPAFLFAGPGAVARALVGPPGRPY
- a CDS encoding N-acetyltransferase gives rise to the protein MVLSLERRVSTRSERVAARVPVEIRPARLADLDALVSLEHAAFSTDRAERRAIRHAIRSVSMTLLVAVARERAEGGEVEILVGAATTERRRTSRVARLSSLAVAPARAGLGLGRKLLQAAEADARAHGCGRLRLEVRADNGGGIRLYERGGYARTETKPDYYEDGMEAWCYEKALTEG
- the plsX gene encoding phosphate acyltransferase PlsX; this translates as MSNRVCISLDAMGGDHGPTTVVPGAAIARERHPELHFILFGDEAVVRPLVEAEPRLKGAVEIRHTTVSIAMDDKPSQAVRQGRGKSSMWRAIQAVRDGEAQAAVSAGNTGALMAMSKICLKTMAGIERPAIACLWPTVRGESVVLDVGATIGTDAEHLVEMAVMGSAMARIVLDVERPTVGLLNVGTEEMKGNEAVKEAARLLRESELANFSYHGFVEGTDLGRGTTDVVVTEGFTGNIALKTAEGTAKQIASYLKAAMGRTLSAKIGYLFARQAFAALREKMNPSRANGGVFLGLEGIVIKSHGSENAQGFAAAVDLAYDMARYDLMRTIRDMLEQTPAVAAGLETGLVEK
- a CDS encoding metal-binding protein; this translates as MTPKPAGPLSRSVNVERLPKDRAEIVVEANPAECEALARDFKVPAIRDLVGRFTLSGSLTRLRAEGRVEAAVTQICTVTLEPFEAKVSEPVEVDFTNADILEGTDAEDVDLPDPIVNGRVDFGVLTAEFLALGLDPYPRKPGVAFDAVTVGEDPLPFSDLAALRAKLGGDKS
- a CDS encoding ubiquinol-cytochrome C chaperone family protein, with product MIAGLFRRADRRRRTIQSLHRTIGEAARRPGLYTGLGVPDTVEGRFEALSLHVILVLRRLGQLPPPAADVAQDLVDSVFRQLDASLRELGIGDMGVPKRIKKLGASFYARAGAYGAALDAGDRAGLAETLARNVLDGVASEAAGPLASYVEAAAAALGAQDLDGLLGEGPRFPEPVGAAAIDDSGDHR
- a CDS encoding alkene reductase encodes the protein MPSIFDPITLGALKLPNRILMAPLTRARATRTHVPTPLMGAYYAQRATSGLIISEATGISQEGLGWPYAPGIWSDEQTEAWKPVVKAVHEAGGRIVCQLWHMGYLVHSDFLGGEPPVAPSVATAPDEAHTYTGKKPYSQARALREDEIPRLIADYERAARNAVAAGFDGVQIHAANGYLLDEFIRDGSNKRSDRYGGSVENRVRLVTKVAQAVAGVVGADRTGIRFSPNGPIQGVDDSNPHEVFGLAAEMMERVGLAFIEMREPGPDGTFGKATVPPVAPVIKERFGGPVILNCDYDGERAKRAVASGEADAIAFGRPYIANPDLVERIAKGLPFAKDDMKTWYSQGPEGYVDYPSLSQKAA
- a CDS encoding outer membrane protein assembly factor BamE → MSRRLVSSLARAAVLGSVAIGVSGCIGEDIRHGYQIDQAALATVKPGMGAEQVLQILGTPSTVSTVGNKSWYYISQNTRRTVMFLGEQIEDQKVTAVYFSQGMKVERVALYGLQDGRVFDFIERTTPASGSDRAFISQLFRGLTRYEPFGSGAGASVVPGARAGQ